A region of the Curtobacterium flaccumfaciens pv. betae genome:
AGACGTTCGGCCCGACGACCCAACCGAACACCGTGGTCCGCCAGACGTCGTCGGTCAGCGCACCGCCGCCGAACATCTCCTGATCAGCGCTTTTCCTCAGTGCTGCTCGCACAGCACCGCAGTTCCACACCGGAGGACCCCGCATGGCCGAGCTCACCCGTCGTCACGTCGTCGTCGTAGCCGGAGGCATCTCGCACGAGCGCGACGTCTCCCTCCGCTCCGGCCGTCGGGTCGCCGACTCACTGACCGGCTACGGCTGGCAGGTCGACCTGCGCGACGCTGACGCGATGCTCCTGCCGGCTCTCGCCCAATCACGCCCGGACGTTGTGTGGCCGGCACTGCACGGCGCCTCCGGTGAGGACGGGGCCCTGCGGGGCATCCTGGAGGCCGTGGACATCCCGTTCGTCGGCTCACGTTCGACGTCGGCCCGGTTGGCATGGGACAAGCCCACAGCGTCAGCGTTGGTCGCCCGCGCCGGCGTCCGCACCCCTCGTTCTGTGACGCTCTCCCACGACGTCTTCCGTGAGCTCGGTGCCGTCGGTGTCCTCGAGGCCATCGCGACGGAGCACCCGGTGCCGCTCGCGGTAAAGCCGGCGCGAGGCGGGAGCGCACAGGGCGTCACCCTGGTCAACGACGTCAAGGACCTGCCCCGGGCCATGGTGACGGCGTACACGTACTGCGACGACGTCGTGGTCGAGCAGCTCATCCGCGGCACCGAGGTCGCCGTGGGGATCATCGACACCGGAGACGGCCCCGTGGCGCTCTCCGCCGTGGAGATCGTGCCGCGGAACGGCATCTACGGGTTCGAGGCTCGCTACAACGCGGGGGAGACGACCTTCTACACGCCCGCGCGACTCTCGGCCGAGTTCGCCGGAGCAGCCGCGGAGGCTGCGGTCGCCGCGCACGCAGCTCTGGGACTCCGCCACCTGTCCCGTGTCGACCTGATCATCGACGGGGCGGGGACGCCCTGGTTCCTCGAGGCCAACGTCCTCCCCGGGCTCACTGAGACGTCACTGCTTCCGCAGGCGCTGTCGGCTTCCGGTTTCGATCTCGGCTGGACCTACGCCGAGCTCGCCGAGCAGGCGATCCGCGACCACCGCGCCTGACCCTGCAGCCGATGTTCCACGTGGAACACCGGCACATCGTGTCCCGCCTGCTCTGTCGGCGCGCTTCGATGTTCCACGTGGAACGTCGCTCCACTCGCCGAGGCGTTGGGTGCCGAGCAGACGGGCGCTCGGCGCGCCCGCCACGTTCCACCGGAACAGCACCAGGTGCCAGAAGCCCGGGCTCTTCCGGGATGGGTCGATCAAGCCGTTCGTACCAACTTCGATAAGGCGGTCACGCTCTGTCAAGGAGCCAAGGCGTCCTCGAGGTCGATGCCGACTGCCTTCACGGCGCTCACATCGCGCAGGTCGACGATGCCGGACGCTTCGACGTCGATCGCGACGATCTCCACGGCCTCGGGCTGGACGTCATTGTGGGCGATCATCGCGGAAGCTCGGGTCAACGGCCCGGTAGAACGTCCCTCGGACCGATGGCGTGAAGGGCGAGCCGCAGTTGGTCACGACACCACCATCTCACCTGAGGCGAACCGCGGTCAGCCCTGTTGCAACCGCGCCCGAGCGACCTACGGAGCCGCTGGAGCCGACGAAACGACCTACCCTCATCCGGACCCAGCCTGGCCATTACGGGGGCTCAAAACGCCGCACACGGCCGCACAGCGATGGGTTCAGCCCTCGAGGTCCTGCACTCCGAGTTCGCCGAGGATCCGGTTGAGGTCATCGCCGTTCGCGAAGTCGATCGTGACCGAACTCTTGCGAGCACCGACCGCGATCTTCACCCGCGTGTTCAGGCGATCACCGAGCCGTTCAGCGAGATCGTTGAAGTGTGCCTGGCGCTTGGACGGCTCGACCTTCGGCTTCGCCGGCGGCGTCTTCGCGGAGAGTTGCTGCGCGATCGCCTCAGCAGCACGGACGGACAGGTCCTCGTTGACGATCTTCTCGGCCAGGTACTCCATCGCCTCGGCGTCCGGGGCGGCGAGGATGGCACGAGCATGTCCGGCGGAGAGCACGCCTGCAGCCACTCGACGCTGCACGGGGGAGGGGAGCCGCAGGAGTCGGATCGTGTTCGTGATCTGCGGGCGCGATCGGCCGATGCGCTGTCCGAGCTGTTCCTGGGTGATCCCGAAGTCCGCGAGGAGCTGCTGGTACGCCGATGCCTCCTCGAGGGGGTTGAGCTGCGCACGGTGGAGGTTCTCCAGCAGTGCATCGCGCAGCATCGCGTCGTCGGGGGTGTCCTTCACGATCGCCGGGATCGTGCTCAGGCCGAGTTCCTTCGTAGCACGCAGACGACGCTCACCCATGATGAGCTCGTACTGCGGCTCGGTACCCGTCGCGCCGGGGATCGGCCGGACGACGATGGGCTGCAGGACACCGATCTCACGGATCGAGTGGACGAGCTCCTGGAGCTCCTCTTCGCGGAACTCCTTCCGGGGCTGCTGCGCGTTGGGGATCACGTCGAGCGGATTGAGGTTTGCAAGTCGTGCTCCCGGCACGGCCACCAGCTCGTCTGCCGTCGGAGCGGATGCCGGCGAGCCTCCGGTCGGGAAGAACACGTCGACGGGACGGTCCTGCTGGTCGGTTGCTGTGGGGATCAGGGCGCCGATGCCTCGGCCGAGCCCGGTTCGCTTCGGTGCCATCAGTGCTTCGCTCCTCGTGCTGCGATCTCGGCGGCCGCTTCCAGGTAGGACAGCGACCCGGTGGAGTTCACGTCGTAGGCGACGACACTCTGGCCGTAGCTCGGTGCTTCGCTCACTCGGACGGAGCGGGGGATCATGGCCTTGAGCACCTGGTCGCCGAAGTGCTCACGGACGTCATTCGCCACCTGGTTCGACAGGTTCGTGCGGCTGTCGTACATGGTCAGCAGGATCGTCGAGACCTGGAGATTCGGGTTGAGGTGCCGTTCGATCAGTTCGATGTTCCGAAGCAGCTGGCTCAGTCCTTCGAGCGCGTAGTACTCGCACTGGATCGGGATGAGTACCTCTTGTGCGGCAACGAAGGCGTTGATCGTCAGGAGGCCCAGCGACGGCGGGCAGTCGATGAAGACGTAGTGGTAGGGCTCATCCAGCGACTGCAGGTACATGTCGAGTGCAGTCCGGAGGCGCTGCTCACGGGCCACCAGTGACACGAGTTCGATCTCGGCGCCCGCAAGGTGGATCGTGGCCGGCACACACCAGAGCGTGTCCGACTCGGGGGAGGCTTGCACGGTGTCGGCCATCGGTGCCTCATCGACGATCACGTCGTAGATGCTCGCGACCTCCGCCTGGTGGTCCACGCCGAGCGCCGTCGAGGCGTTGCCCTGCGGGTCGAGGTCGATCACCAGCACCCGAGCGCCGCCATGCGCGAGACCAGCGGCCAGGTTCACCGTCGTCGTCGTCTTGCCGACGCCACCCTTCTGGTTCGAGACGGTGATGATCCGTGTCTCGGAAGGCAGCGGGAACTGCTGCGTGGCGATCGCGCGCCGGCGACGGTTCAGGTCGGCGATCTCGCGAGCGAGCGGTGTCGACGCGTCGTAGTCGGTCGATGAACTCAACGAGTGCCTCTTCCCCGGTTCGATGTTTCACGTGGAACGCGGAGCCACTGGCGGCCGGATGTCCCGGCCCGAGCCGCAGCGTCAGTCAACTGTAGCCCGGAAGACGCGGGTGGTCTCGTCGACCACACCTTCTCCGAGCTCGAGCACCTCGACATCGGAGAGGCGCTTCCGGAGGATGACCTTTCGGGCCTTCTCGATCTCTTCGTCGACCCGCGCACCCTTCATCAGGATGAGCTGCCCGCCCGAGCGCACCAGGGGCACGGTGAGCGGGATGAGCTTTGACAGGGCACTCACGGCCCGTGCGGTGACCTGGTCGACGACGACATCGTCAGCGACGTCCTCAGCACGCCCGCGGAGCACCGTGACGTTCTGCAGGCCGAGCCGATCGGACTCGGCACGAAGCCAATCCGTCCGACGCTCCATCGGCTCGATGAGGACGAACTCGACGTCCGGACGGGCGATCGCGAGCACGAGACCCGGCAGCCCTGCCCCGGAGCCGACGTCGGCAACGCGACCACGGGCCTCCAGGAGCGGTGCAAGCAACGCCGAATTGAGGATGTGTCGTGTCCACAACCGGGGGAGCTCGAGCGGGCCGATCAGGCCCAACTCCTCACCCCGTCGCGCAAGTTCGTTCGTGAACGAGCGAGCACCCTCGATCTGGTCACCGAAGAGTGCTGCGGCCGCTGCAGGCTCAGCCTCGAGCACCGGTGCGGCCTCGGTCGGGACGGGTGCGTCCGTCATCGGGTGACGACCGTGTGGCGGTCCCGACCCTCACCCTCGGACTCCGAGTGGAAGCCCTTCTCAGCGACCAGGTCGTGCACGAGCTTGCGCTCGTAGGACGACATCGGGGGGAGTGCAGCCGACGACGAACCGGCTTCGATGCGCTCGACGGCGGTGTCCACGAGCCGCTGCAGCTCGTCAGCACGGGCGTCCCGCGAGCCGCCGACGTCGAGGATGAGCCGGCTGAACTCGCCGGTCTCTGCCTGCACGGCGATCCGGGTCAGCTCCTGCAGTGCCGTCACGGTGTCGGGCTTCGACAGCACTCGGAGTGCCTCGCCGTCATCGGTGACCGACAGGTACACACGACCGGCGCGTTCCTCGATCTCGATGTCGCCGTCGAGGTCGCAGATGTCGAGGAGCTCCTCGATGTAGTCAGCCGCGATGTCCGCTTCGTCGCGGGCGTCCTCGATCTCGGTGTCCGTCGTCTCGGTGTCCGTCGCCTGGACGGCGGCTGCGGTGTCCTGCTCGGTCACTTACTTCTTC
Encoded here:
- a CDS encoding D-alanine--D-alanine ligase, which codes for MAELTRRHVVVVAGGISHERDVSLRSGRRVADSLTGYGWQVDLRDADAMLLPALAQSRPDVVWPALHGASGEDGALRGILEAVDIPFVGSRSTSARLAWDKPTASALVARAGVRTPRSVTLSHDVFRELGAVGVLEAIATEHPVPLAVKPARGGSAQGVTLVNDVKDLPRAMVTAYTYCDDVVVEQLIRGTEVAVGIIDTGDGPVALSAVEIVPRNGIYGFEARYNAGETTFYTPARLSAEFAGAAAEAAVAAHAALGLRHLSRVDLIIDGAGTPWFLEANVLPGLTETSLLPQALSASGFDLGWTYAELAEQAIRDHRA
- a CDS encoding ParB/RepB/Spo0J family partition protein encodes the protein MAPKRTGLGRGIGALIPTATDQQDRPVDVFFPTGGSPASAPTADELVAVPGARLANLNPLDVIPNAQQPRKEFREEELQELVHSIREIGVLQPIVVRPIPGATGTEPQYELIMGERRLRATKELGLSTIPAIVKDTPDDAMLRDALLENLHRAQLNPLEEASAYQQLLADFGITQEQLGQRIGRSRPQITNTIRLLRLPSPVQRRVAAGVLSAGHARAILAAPDAEAMEYLAEKIVNEDLSVRAAEAIAQQLSAKTPPAKPKVEPSKRQAHFNDLAERLGDRLNTRVKIAVGARKSSVTIDFANGDDLNRILGELGVQDLEG
- a CDS encoding ParA family protein, with amino-acid sequence MSSSTDYDASTPLAREIADLNRRRRAIATQQFPLPSETRIITVSNQKGGVGKTTTTVNLAAGLAHGGARVLVIDLDPQGNASTALGVDHQAEVASIYDVIVDEAPMADTVQASPESDTLWCVPATIHLAGAEIELVSLVAREQRLRTALDMYLQSLDEPYHYVFIDCPPSLGLLTINAFVAAQEVLIPIQCEYYALEGLSQLLRNIELIERHLNPNLQVSTILLTMYDSRTNLSNQVANDVREHFGDQVLKAMIPRSVRVSEAPSYGQSVVAYDVNSTGSLSYLEAAAEIAARGAKH
- the rsmG gene encoding 16S rRNA (guanine(527)-N(7))-methyltransferase RsmG, which encodes MTDAPVPTEAAPVLEAEPAAAAALFGDQIEGARSFTNELARRGEELGLIGPLELPRLWTRHILNSALLAPLLEARGRVADVGSGAGLPGLVLAIARPDVEFVLIEPMERRTDWLRAESDRLGLQNVTVLRGRAEDVADDVVVDQVTARAVSALSKLIPLTVPLVRSGGQLILMKGARVDEEIEKARKVILRKRLSDVEVLELGEGVVDETTRVFRATVD
- a CDS encoding protein jag; the protein is MTEQDTAAAVQATDTETTDTEIEDARDEADIAADYIEELLDICDLDGDIEIEERAGRVYLSVTDDGEALRVLSKPDTVTALQELTRIAVQAETGEFSRLILDVGGSRDARADELQRLVDTAVERIEAGSSSAALPPMSSYERKLVHDLVAEKGFHSESEGEGRDRHTVVTR